The genomic window attaaagttagcCATGAGTAACTTTTTCAATAACAAACaagtaaactattttattttagtataatatttttaaacgtttatgtaTGTTTCATTCAGTTAATTTGCAGCTTTCTCTTAGTAAAGTCAATTGTAATTGCAATCGcatgttttattgtaatttttcattttttaatatatatacatatatatgtatatatatatatatatatatatatatatatatatatatattaaaaataatcttatatattgtgtacatacacacacttgTATggttctaatataaatttaatttttattatagagtaatattgatttttaactgAAGAGTGCGGTTTTATATCAGTcagttattacaattattaatatataaaaactacGAATATGTCTatgtttttatgaaaaagagttgtttaattaattaaattgtatttaaagaataataaaaacaacAAATATCGTATGCTTGAGAAATGCTATTAAATTTCAGGTGGTCGATCGCCGAAAGTGCCAACGTCAGTACACAAATTAAGACCAGGTGATATCGATGTCATTGCCGCGATGGGTGATTCTCTTACAGCCGGAACTGGCGCTTTTGCTGGCAATGTATTTCAGGTCATTGTAGAGAACAGAGGAGTTACCGCGGCCGGTGGAGGCCAAGGAACGTGGAGAGAATATTTAACTCTTCCCAACATTCTCAAGGTAAACCACCCAAATCGTGCGACATAATGTTGATTATTGAATAAATCGCAATGTGCATGATGTAATACGAGAAATCTAGGTTCAAGATACTAACGGCAGTCCATcgtgataattaaaatttaaataaatttaattaaaacatttgaaacaGCAAAGtcaaatacttatataattattacaaaatattataatttttcaaattgcatTAATGTACggcaataatgtaaaattaaaaaaactattgacaaattaatttttttcatttataaagaTGTATACATATAGggtgagttttttaattcattgattgattAATTGCATTACacgcaaatgcagcttttacaaACCAAAGTTGCAATTGCGACTGatcaattgatgaattaaaaaactcgttttatatacatgtttataaatatatgtttataaataaaaaaattgaaaacttgactatatacatattttttaactttctttatataaatgtagCAAGTTCAGTTTTCGActatctaaaatttaatatcgattATATAACATTCCATAAAAACACGatattgcacattattattatattatttttttaatagcaatttGTTTGATCGAAAAGAAGTTCACTTCTAGTCGATTATTCATCAGTTCGACATGCACAATATAAATGAGTAACTTGAAAAATCGCCGATAGTTTatcttttcacaaaatttttacgAAAGTTGCGTGCGACGTATtacaaattatcattattaatcatGAAATGTCATAATTCTCGGTCTTAATAAAACAACGATAaggcaattaatatttttttcgtaacacataattttttgattttgcaattttaagGAGAAATACTTGCAATAGGATCTTAGTTTACATTAACATAACATGACATCTTCGGTCAGAGCTGAATAGTCTTTTTTATGAACTTTTGTTCACGATTGCGTGTTTTTATGTCCGCGCGTCTCATAATTTAGATATTCTTTGTTATGTGTTTAAACTGTAATTTGCTACTTCTTGATTTTTGAACAGCGCAAAATCAGCACAAAATCATCGAACATCAATAGAGAAATACCATACATATCATACATATATCATACACATACACTTAGAGCAATCTTTCGTTGGGATATGTACATTACATCTTCCATGAAATACATTCTTTTTGTAAAACTCGTATTACACTGTTATGTAATGgttataaaatagaaagaaaaaatgcattttttatctCTACATTAAGCAATCCGCCAAgcaaaagataatataattcaaGGTGTGATATCGATTAAtgagtttattattataatcatcATCAAGCAACACTTAAAATGACGACCATTTTATTCGCTCTGTTTCAAATTATTTcccttaatttttaaatgttttaccaaacgttatttcttatttgtttaattttttaaaagttacattacaTTTTGAAAGAAGTaatgtaaaactaaaaattgatttaacaatGCATATGTGTACGTGCGAATTAAtcatctataaatttttaataggaaTTCAACCCCAATCTGATGGGATATGCTTTGGGAGACTCTTTGACGACTCACAAAGCGGCACAATTGAATATTGCCGAATCCGGTGCTGAGTCCGCGGATATGACGTACATGGCGGAGCTACTGGTCAGGAAGATTAAAAAAGACCCGAGGATAAATCTGCAGAAACATTGGAAGGTTTGCTGCGCCAGACAAGCTCAATTTGCAAACAACGAGAGAAACGTCAGGCAGCAATAGCAATAAAATACTTCGTTAAAGTTTTACCGCAGAAAAAATCGAATTACAAGGCGTGATAATTAACTGGCTAATAACATGGACATGTTttgtcgtttttttttaaaagtcagttcaaaattataattaacttaattataattttaaaccgACTTTATCTACAGTAAAATTCAACAGAGTGCTTTACgcgtcacaaattttttttttctcagctttcttgtatttacaaaatatctcgTTTTGCTGTCAAAAATtcgatttcattatttattaaaagtacatCTCGACGATAATAAATCTGATTTGTAGTTCATCTCGCTGATGATCGGAGGCAATGACTTTTGCACTGAAATATGTTGGACTGCCTCACCTTGGTCGATTCTTGAAACACACAAAGCCGACATACTTCAAGTTCTACGGATACTAAGAGATAATTTGCCGCGGACTTTTGTTGCACTGGTTCCGCCACCTAGTTTAAAGACTTTAGCTGATTCTCGTCAAGGAAGGCCTTCATTAACTTGTTTTGTTACAACGGATTTCGAGTGTTCATGCTTGTTTGGTTCTTCATTTCGGCGCTTTAGGGATATATATTACAACATAATGTCACAGTAAGTATAACGAAACAAAAAATGGTCATATggtatattattatgtttgttaaatatcaattatgaatgttaataactatttttaataatgcacgacgtaatgtgtttttaaattatcagatTCAACATTAAATTACAATAGAAGCATATATTTGtgcgacattataaattaattttagcttgttttgataaatgtgatattgttattatcactgacagcaaaatataattttcaattataattaaaaattttgaaatatattttaggtGGCAGAAGCTAGACATGGAAATCGCTTCTTATCCAGAATTCCAAAGAGATGATTTCACAGTCGTAGCACAGCCTACCCTAATAAATGCAACTATACCACTTGCTCCAGATGGATACGCCGACATGACATATTTAAGCAGCGATTGCTTCCACGTTAGTCAAAAAACCAATGCTCTCTGTgagtttaacaaaaattttctaagaaaataCTAATACTTAAACTGactaattcataaaaaaaaacattaaatactaataattaaagctataataaaaaaacattttttaaaatatttgatatgtattgtaaaatgtattagAAACCCCTCCATTTCGCAATCTGGCATTTCTAAACATTATAATGTGAGAAAGTgagaatattcaaatatttaccaGTTTGACTAGCCCACGCAGTTACCAAATTGTAACGATTGTATCAGCATATGTTTCTGTCGCATTAATTAGTGTTAATTACAAAAGTAGtctaaatttgataaatatgttCACATATACACGTTTCATTCAAATGGAACTAATTCCTAACCatcataaaatgtatattaaaaaaagtttttattatgcaaaaatgatttagaaaataattaaaaaaactttcattCATATTTGCAGATGCAAACGGTTTATGGAACAATTTGTTAGAGCCAGTAGGTGCCAAAACGATGACTTGGGAAATTCCTTTCCACAAATTTTACTGCCCAACGCCGAAGAGACCCTATCTGACAACAATGTTAAACTCACAGCAACAAAGGGTTAATACTAAAACTGCCGCTGCAATTCGAACAAGAAATATTGGCACTTGATAAAAGAGAAAGTATCGATAATGTTCGATAATTCATCGATCACAGTTGCGTTGCCGCAATCTTTGAACGGAGTCTGCGACTAAGAATGTTATATAAAGACTACAACAATATTTGCAGAACGCAGATTTGcagattttatttgtaaatttgtgaCTAAACGCGTAAGCAATAGTGTGATCTTCTATATAATCAACGTATTTAAATGACACTCTAAATTAATGGTTTTGCATCTCTTATACTCTGTTAGCATGCAAATAAGTGTGTATGTGTCAAAATCGTCATTCGTTAGTAGAATCAATATTAAACATCCATATACATTTACATGCTGtaacatacaattatataaataattctaaggttatacattcatttttttaaacatcttaaaatataatcgtgtacaaaattttatttatatacgtaaGTAATATGAATTTTTCAGATAAATTGTGACTtaacaatacatttaaaaagttgttttgcaaattat from Solenopsis invicta isolate M01_SB chromosome 2, UNIL_Sinv_3.0, whole genome shotgun sequence includes these protein-coding regions:
- the LOC105205033 gene encoding phospholipase B1, membrane-associated, with amino-acid sequence MWKWWQLYYILQIFVFASERKSALDSPSNIMLLRAFREWTFDTFGWTGTEEKYLQIARKANKTQKIVPDDVPFPCNVTGGRSPKVPTSVHKLRPGDIDVIAAMGDSLTAGTGAFAGNVFQVIVENRGVTAAGGGQGTWREYLTLPNILKEFNPNLMGYALGDSLTTHKAAQLNIAESGAESADMTYMAELLVRKIKKDPRINLQKHWKFISLMIGGNDFCTEICWTASPWSILETHKADILQVLRILRDNLPRTFVALVPPPSLKTLADSRQGRPSLTCFVTTDFECSCLFGSSFRRFRDIYYNIMSQWQKLDMEIASYPEFQRDDFTVVAQPTLINATIPLAPDGYADMTYLSSDCFHVSQKTNALYANGLWNNLLEPVGAKTMTWEIPFHKFYCPTPKRPYLTTMLNSQQQRVNTKTAAAIRTRNIGT